One genomic segment of Spirochaetota bacterium includes these proteins:
- a CDS encoding ABC transporter ATP-binding protein — MILRVENIRKQYRIAGVKKQILDGLDLSLEGGRICSITGMSGCGKTTLLNVIAGITRPGAGAVYINGRRMIHGLDILASRRRNREIGFVFQTFRLLNDETVLSNVLLPARIRGRVGAETREAADEILERLRIYKFRKTKAAVLSGGQKQRVAIARALVNRPSLILADEPTANLDRETAQEIFDILLDLKESGKAILIVTHDEYMHRQSDRVCVMEDGTLRGAV; from the coding sequence ATGATCCTTCGCGTAGAAAACATCCGGAAGCAATACCGCATAGCCGGCGTTAAGAAACAGATACTGGACGGCCTCGACCTGTCCCTGGAGGGGGGGCGGATATGCTCCATCACCGGCATGTCCGGCTGCGGCAAGACGACCCTCCTCAATGTCATCGCCGGCATCACGCGGCCCGGCGCCGGCGCTGTCTACATCAACGGCAGGAGGATGATCCACGGCCTGGATATTCTCGCGTCGCGCCGCCGCAACCGCGAGATCGGCTTTGTGTTCCAGACCTTCAGGCTCCTGAACGACGAGACGGTGCTCTCCAACGTCCTTCTCCCCGCCCGCATCAGGGGGCGCGTCGGCGCCGAGACCCGGGAGGCGGCCGACGAGATCCTGGAGCGGCTCAGGATCTACAAGTTCAGGAAGACGAAGGCCGCGGTCCTCTCCGGCGGCCAGAAGCAGCGGGTGGCCATCGCCCGGGCCCTGGTGAACAGGCCGAGCCTGATCCTCGCCGACGAGCCCACGGCGAACCTGGACCGGGAAACGGCCCAGGAGATCTTCGACATCCTCCTTGACCTGAAGGAGTCGGGCAAGGCGATCCTTATCGTGACCCATGACGAATACATGCACCGCCAGTCGGACCGGGTGTGCGTCATGGAGGACGGGACCCTGCGGGGTGCGGTATGA
- the psd gene encoding phosphatidylserine decarboxylase (Phosphatidylserine decarboxylase is synthesized as a single chain precursor. Generation of the pyruvoyl active site from a Ser is coupled to cleavage of a Gly-Ser bond between the larger (beta) and smaller (alpha chains). It is an integral membrane protein.), with protein sequence MTITTTLALFFFRILPKSLLSRIFGYIARIPLTPSLMNAFIRWYSAKFGVKDEYIVPKNGFRTMDHFFTRKMKEGSHPIDQAGNWAVSPVDARIDQFGDIRDTTVIQAKGIGYSLQNLVPSDTYRKFLWGSFMTLYLSPGDYHRIHAPVDGTVIGYYNLPGTLFTVQEWMVNRLPDLFVKNERIISYVQSAAGTVGVCKIGAMNVGRITLSYCKTQTNRTFRKREEVFFAPADQVPVRAGDELGAFHLGSTIILLFQKSAITFDDFKAGDRIRMGNRIGTLHF encoded by the coding sequence ATGACCATCACCACAACCCTGGCCCTGTTCTTTTTCAGGATACTACCCAAAAGCCTTCTATCCCGCATCTTCGGATACATCGCCCGGATACCCCTCACCCCGTCGCTAATGAACGCCTTTATCAGGTGGTACAGCGCGAAATTCGGCGTAAAGGATGAATACATTGTCCCTAAAAATGGGTTCAGGACCATGGATCATTTCTTCACCCGTAAAATGAAGGAGGGGTCTCATCCCATCGACCAGGCCGGCAACTGGGCCGTGTCCCCCGTTGACGCGCGCATCGACCAGTTCGGCGACATCAGGGACACCACCGTGATCCAGGCAAAGGGCATCGGGTACTCCCTCCAGAATCTGGTCCCTTCCGACACCTACCGTAAATTTCTCTGGGGATCGTTCATGACCCTCTACCTGTCGCCGGGCGACTACCACCGGATACACGCGCCGGTCGACGGCACGGTCATCGGCTATTACAACCTCCCCGGAACCCTCTTCACCGTGCAGGAGTGGATGGTGAACCGCCTTCCGGATCTTTTCGTGAAAAACGAGCGCATCATCTCATACGTTCAATCGGCGGCCGGCACCGTGGGAGTATGCAAAATCGGCGCCATGAACGTGGGCCGCATAACCCTGTCCTATTGCAAAACACAGACCAACCGGACGTTTCGCAAACGAGAGGAAGTGTTCTTCGCTCCGGCGGATCAGGTCCCGGTACGAGCGGGCGACGAGCTGGGCGCATTCCACCTGGGATCGACGATCATTCTTCTTTTTCAAAAAAGCGCCATCACCTTCGATGATTTCAAGGCCGGCGACAGGATAAGAATGGGCAACAGGATAGGGACTCTCCATTTCTGA
- a CDS encoding LON peptidase substrate-binding domain-containing protein has product MTNRAFFCILPRNNADGSGKTVVSGSALSTNAMEQVTLKTFFLKRKIIFPYCTMAVFIKPTEDSKDIRAGDRILAVTVRSTLDMAWRRERLATLSEVVEIEPEGGSTKITLKGLSRVSVTRFINYRSAEFRTPPPRTADPHDGTNETLRKKAQELVFLINVEESDKLIKLLNYIVDLNQMTDFIANYFVMDFPARYRLYRETDVVNRSRMLTVELMNLIRRLTKKRNKSPV; this is encoded by the coding sequence TTGACAAATAGGGCCTTTTTTTGTATACTCCCCCGGAACAACGCGGACGGAAGCGGGAAGACCGTCGTATCCGGCTCCGCCCTTTCCACCAACGCTATGGAACAGGTTACGTTAAAAACATTTTTTTTAAAAAGAAAAATCATATTCCCTTATTGCACGATGGCCGTTTTTATAAAGCCGACCGAGGACTCGAAAGATATTCGCGCGGGCGACCGGATTCTCGCCGTCACCGTTCGCTCCACCCTTGACATGGCATGGCGCAGAGAGAGGCTTGCGACGCTGTCGGAGGTCGTGGAGATAGAGCCGGAGGGCGGATCGACAAAAATAACGCTCAAGGGCCTGTCCCGGGTGAGCGTGACAAGGTTCATCAACTACCGGTCGGCAGAATTCCGGACGCCGCCTCCCCGGACGGCCGATCCCCATGACGGGACAAACGAAACGCTCCGGAAAAAAGCGCAGGAGCTGGTTTTTCTCATCAATGTCGAGGAATCGGACAAGCTGATCAAGCTGCTGAATTACATCGTCGACCTGAACCAGATGACCGATTTCATCGCGAATTACTTCGTGATGGATTTTCCCGCGCGCTACCGGCTGTACCGGGAAACCGACGTCGTCAATCGGAGCAGGATGCTGACGGTCGAGCTGATGAACCTGATACGCAGGTTAACAAAAAAAAGGAACAAGAGCCCCGTATGA
- a CDS encoding PAS domain S-box protein: MTDPKKILIVEDDAPSALLLSQILRKYGYTVFDTVDSGEKAIQTAYDLRPDLILMDITLKGDIDGITAAQRIHEQCSIPVIYTTVSTDDKTIMRARDSVPYGYILKPYDKNMIYATIEMALYKIDMEKRLYEAEERNRTILSSLPDTVFYVTREGEYLNDVERQTAGHLWTAKVADKARSVISSALDSRQMAIFDYALMRQGIKVYYEARIIPTAPGQALVIVRDMTYQKMLKDKQASYQKDLEEQVANRTRELTAANKSMEREVGLRKNIEQSLKIFGHAIEQNPNMVVIIDREGIVEYVNSAFADISGYGRNEVVGKNVNDPGNPILHENDVWKRMTCDKTWKGELYSLKKDGELYYAKANVSPITGEDGQFTHYIITAEDITELKRQKMALDQAKQILDSSTQEFMNRELDWKEWKEKMMERNISRTDKSLFKNIHNSFTQGAGFGTLVSLIDMMTTSAQKTESGHVVDSRIIEMIQNNVNLIKDAFKTFTSIDWIISNEFDLKETSLFDLYETVKVVISKVEEYGKYNSNRIVINDFNYRYNDLSVNLNKDYFSKALYEIIINAMKFSRRNSFITVFVNVSGKDAVVSVINDPEKSEEGTVGIPMEYEKVVFEPFYRLTKFVHEQYNTLEFGLGLTLVEKIVTKHGGEVTARNIVDHSDTRRESQVKVNVSISIPLAGK, encoded by the coding sequence ATGACCGATCCGAAAAAAATTCTCATTGTTGAGGACGACGCCCCATCGGCGCTTCTTCTCTCCCAGATACTGAGGAAATACGGGTACACCGTCTTTGACACCGTCGATTCGGGAGAGAAGGCCATCCAGACCGCCTACGACCTGAGGCCGGACCTGATCCTCATGGACATCACCCTCAAGGGCGACATCGACGGTATCACCGCCGCCCAGAGGATCCACGAACAATGCAGCATTCCAGTCATCTATACGACGGTCAGCACCGACGACAAGACGATCATGCGGGCCCGGGATTCGGTTCCCTACGGGTACATCCTGAAGCCCTATGATAAAAACATGATCTATGCCACGATCGAGATGGCGCTCTACAAGATCGACATGGAAAAGCGGCTCTATGAGGCGGAGGAGCGGAACCGCACGATCCTGTCATCGCTGCCGGATACGGTCTTTTACGTGACCCGGGAGGGGGAGTATCTCAATGATGTCGAGCGGCAGACGGCGGGGCATCTCTGGACCGCCAAGGTCGCGGACAAGGCCCGCTCCGTCATATCCTCCGCGCTGGACAGCCGCCAGATGGCGATATTCGATTATGCCCTGATGCGCCAGGGAATCAAGGTCTATTACGAGGCGCGGATCATCCCCACCGCGCCGGGCCAGGCGCTGGTCATCGTCAGGGATATGACGTACCAGAAAATGTTGAAGGACAAGCAGGCTTCCTACCAGAAGGACCTCGAGGAGCAGGTGGCAAACCGCACCCGCGAGCTCACCGCGGCCAACAAGAGCATGGAGCGGGAAGTGGGGCTCCGGAAGAATATCGAGCAGAGCCTGAAGATATTCGGACACGCCATCGAGCAGAACCCGAACATGGTGGTCATCATCGACAGGGAAGGGATCGTGGAGTACGTGAACTCGGCCTTCGCGGATATTTCCGGATACGGCAGGAACGAGGTCGTGGGAAAGAACGTGAATGATCCCGGTAACCCCATCCTGCACGAGAATGACGTGTGGAAAAGGATGACCTGCGATAAAACGTGGAAGGGCGAGCTCTACAGCCTCAAAAAGGACGGCGAGCTCTATTACGCGAAGGCAAACGTGTCCCCCATAACGGGCGAGGACGGCCAGTTCACCCATTATATCATCACCGCGGAGGACATCACCGAGCTCAAGCGGCAGAAAATGGCCCTGGACCAGGCCAAGCAGATACTGGACAGCAGCACCCAGGAGTTCATGAACCGCGAGCTCGACTGGAAGGAATGGAAGGAAAAGATGATGGAGCGGAACATATCCCGCACCGACAAGTCCCTCTTCAAGAATATCCATAACAGCTTCACCCAGGGAGCGGGGTTCGGCACCCTGGTGTCCCTCATCGACATGATGACCACCAGCGCCCAGAAGACGGAGAGCGGACACGTCGTGGACAGCCGGATCATCGAGATGATCCAGAACAACGTGAACCTCATCAAGGACGCCTTCAAGACCTTCACCAGCATCGACTGGATCATCTCCAATGAGTTTGACCTGAAGGAGACATCCCTTTTCGACCTGTATGAAACCGTGAAGGTGGTCATCAGCAAGGTTGAGGAATACGGCAAATACAACAGCAATCGCATCGTCATCAACGATTTCAATTACCGCTACAACGACCTGAGCGTAAACCTGAACAAGGACTATTTCTCCAAGGCCCTCTACGAGATCATCATCAACGCGATGAAGTTCTCCAGGCGCAATTCCTTCATCACCGTGTTCGTGAACGTCTCTGGGAAGGACGCCGTGGTATCCGTCATCAACGACCCGGAGAAGAGCGAGGAAGGGACCGTCGGCATCCCCATGGAGTACGAGAAGGTGGTCTTCGAGCCCTTCTACCGGCTCACCAAGTTCGTCCACGAGCAGTACAACACCCTTGAATTCGGCCTGGGACTCACCCTGGTCGAGAAGATCGTCACCAAGCACGGCGGCGAGGTGACGGCCCGGAACATCGTCGACCATTCCGACACCCGGCGCGAATCCCAGGTGAAGGTGAACGTATCCATCTCCATCCCCCTGGCGGGGAAGTAA
- the yidD gene encoding membrane protein insertion efficiency factor YidD has product MCLLAAPPVIAKDSFAPWDADVAVGDEAVEGPPVAGHGRCGAAAGPAAERGVYDAYTGGAVLLIRAFQIWISPLDGPSCRFRPVCSAYGREAVRRYGAFLGGILAGDRILRCNIFSTPGDDPVPDLMPVK; this is encoded by the coding sequence ATGTGCCTGCTGGCGGCACCGCCCGTCATTGCGAAAGATTCCTTCGCCCCCTGGGACGCGGACGTGGCAGTGGGGGATGAGGCCGTGGAGGGCCCGCCCGTCGCCGGCCATGGCCGGTGCGGCGCCGCCGCCGGGCCGGCCGCGGAGCGGGGCGTCTATGACGCCTATACCGGTGGCGCCGTGCTCCTGATCAGGGCGTTCCAGATCTGGATCTCGCCCCTGGACGGCCCCAGCTGCAGGTTCAGGCCCGTGTGCAGCGCCTACGGCAGGGAGGCGGTGCGGAGATACGGCGCCTTCCTCGGCGGCATACTGGCCGGGGACAGGATACTGCGCTGCAATATTTTCTCAACACCCGGCGATGACCCTGTCCCTGACCTGATGCCGGTGAAATAG
- a CDS encoding cytidylate kinase-like family protein: MKTPALDKYITAQVKYWQQQKNSLTSHPEKKNLRQFITINREYGCSGYSIAQEAVMLLNNSGTTPEPLWAAYERQVLDRVMEEMELSSNLVKTLTDDAMRDLTDILKSIFSDLPPQVAVYQKLAQTVRILASHGNVILVGRASNVITRGMAGGYHVMMVAPMDYKIANVMKFKNVTKKEAEKLVIENTERRENYIKEYVKFNVTDPHNYDLVINLADADEKNIARLIIEGMKLKSSH; encoded by the coding sequence ATGAAAACACCGGCCCTCGATAAATATATAACCGCCCAGGTAAAGTACTGGCAGCAGCAGAAGAATTCGCTGACTTCGCATCCGGAGAAAAAGAACCTCCGGCAGTTCATCACCATAAACCGTGAATACGGATGCTCGGGCTACAGCATAGCGCAGGAAGCGGTCATGTTGCTGAACAATTCCGGCACGACCCCGGAACCGCTCTGGGCCGCCTATGAGCGCCAGGTCCTGGACCGGGTCATGGAAGAAATGGAGCTCTCATCGAACCTGGTGAAAACCCTTACCGACGACGCCATGAGGGACCTCACCGATATCCTGAAAAGCATATTCAGCGACCTTCCGCCCCAGGTCGCCGTGTACCAGAAGCTGGCCCAGACCGTCAGGATCCTCGCCAGCCACGGCAACGTGATCCTCGTCGGCCGTGCCTCGAACGTGATCACCCGGGGAATGGCGGGCGGCTACCACGTCATGATGGTCGCCCCCATGGATTACAAGATCGCGAACGTGATGAAATTCAAAAATGTCACGAAAAAAGAGGCGGAGAAACTGGTGATCGAAAACACCGAGCGCCGCGAGAACTACATCAAGGAATACGTGAAATTCAACGTGACCGATCCCCACAACTATGACCTGGTCATCAATCTCGCGGACGCCGACGAAAAGAACATCGCGAGGCTCATAATCGAAGGGATGAAGCTAAAAAGTTCCCATTGA
- a CDS encoding PQQ-binding-like beta-propeller repeat protein gives MEQSYSQNFELGARVLHYDCGRSTLLCRDSQSGGNLWIKKISDIDHIDTVIEDTSRYYIACETDDIKGRYLAIDKETGATEWFIPGKAYFHIVYDSGLFIIFTDEKNDYYLIRVDCRKGSKIWHRRVEKDLCEYSFTGDRITLAYESGKRETLSARTGTVIH, from the coding sequence ATGGAACAGTCCTATTCTCAAAACTTTGAGTTAGGAGCCCGCGTCCTCCATTACGATTGCGGCAGGTCCACGCTGCTATGCAGGGACTCACAGAGCGGCGGGAACCTCTGGATAAAAAAAATATCAGATATAGACCACATTGATACCGTGATTGAGGATACATCACGGTATTATATTGCCTGTGAAACCGACGACATCAAGGGCCGCTATCTGGCCATCGACAAGGAAACCGGGGCGACCGAGTGGTTCATTCCCGGGAAGGCCTATTTCCACATTGTCTATGACAGCGGCCTGTTCATCATATTCACCGATGAGAAGAACGATTATTACCTGATCAGGGTCGATTGCCGGAAGGGGAGCAAGATCTGGCACCGCCGGGTGGAAAAGGACCTGTGCGAATACAGCTTTACCGGGGACCGGATCACCCTGGCATACGAATCGGGGAAGCGGGAGACGCTGTCCGCCCGCACCGGGACCGTCATACATTAA
- a CDS encoding SpoIIE family protein phosphatase gives MKTTITSIIAAIRARGGLTLRLSLAFAMSAGLIFGAAFIYNYYMTTELAIDDEREKSRFLARSIANRFMDETETISGFIRHRAAQLEQGAVPDIGRFVRENMEFNRAMYGSAAAFEPDSVMAGRRYYAPYWFRNNGALAMKMLGGPSYDYFSMDWYRVPRELHRPAWSEPYYDTGGGEIPMATYSAPIHQGSGDSRRFRGVVTADLSLQWLRGYLSTVRLYRSGYAFIISRAGRFISHPDEKLVLKETIFSVAERRRDNELKSIGTAMTGGRSGFREITDFHSGRNSYVYFTPLLDTGWSLGIMIPSDELFEGERTLAMALIAIGVGGFILMTLVIVLIARTIARPVRTLALATERIARGDLDEPLPAIATGDEIGQLAVSFDGMRLSLKEYIANLAAATATRERIEFELKLAHQIQTDFLPLPIDPAQRSRFDLYAIMEPAREVGGDLYDHVLGADGRLTILVGDVSGKGVPAALFMAVTITLFRNVIADSPSPAEAISRLNRTLCDNNKSRLFVTAFCAVFDPATGELRYANAGHNPPVLAGGSSGPRFLDIPECPAMGILPEAVYGEMSITLGPGEALLVYSDGVTEAMTTAREQFSEENLLATASRADFSDAGAAVRLVLDDVRRFTAGAPQSDDITIMALVRRG, from the coding sequence ATGAAGACCACAATTACATCCATCATTGCGGCCATCCGCGCCAGGGGGGGCCTCACCCTCAGGCTGAGCCTGGCCTTCGCCATGAGCGCGGGCCTCATCTTCGGAGCCGCCTTTATCTACAATTATTACATGACCACCGAGCTTGCCATCGATGACGAGCGGGAAAAATCAAGGTTCCTGGCCCGCTCCATCGCCAACCGGTTCATGGACGAGACGGAGACCATCAGCGGCTTCATCCGCCACCGGGCGGCGCAGCTTGAGCAGGGCGCCGTGCCGGATATCGGCCGCTTCGTCAGGGAAAACATGGAGTTCAACAGGGCCATGTACGGCTCGGCCGCGGCCTTTGAGCCGGACTCTGTCATGGCCGGCCGGCGCTATTACGCGCCCTACTGGTTCCGCAACAACGGCGCCCTGGCGATGAAAATGCTGGGCGGACCATCGTACGATTATTTTTCCATGGACTGGTACCGTGTCCCCCGGGAGCTGCACAGGCCGGCCTGGAGCGAGCCCTATTACGATACCGGCGGCGGGGAGATTCCCATGGCCACCTATTCGGCGCCCATCCATCAGGGGAGCGGTGACAGCCGCCGCTTCAGGGGCGTTGTCACGGCCGACCTCTCGCTGCAGTGGCTCCGCGGCTATCTATCCACCGTGCGACTGTACCGGAGCGGCTACGCATTCATCATCTCGCGCGCGGGCCGCTTCATCTCCCACCCGGACGAGAAGCTTGTTCTTAAGGAGACCATCTTCTCGGTTGCGGAGCGGCGCCGCGACAATGAGCTGAAGTCCATCGGCACGGCCATGACCGGCGGCCGCTCGGGCTTCAGGGAGATCACGGATTTTCATTCGGGCCGCAATTCCTATGTGTACTTCACGCCCCTGCTGGATACGGGGTGGTCCCTGGGGATCATGATCCCGTCCGATGAGCTCTTCGAGGGGGAACGGACCCTCGCCATGGCCCTCATCGCCATCGGAGTGGGAGGCTTCATCCTGATGACCCTGGTGATCGTCCTCATTGCGCGTACCATCGCCCGGCCTGTTCGCACCCTGGCACTGGCGACCGAGCGGATAGCCCGGGGAGACCTTGACGAGCCTCTGCCCGCAATTGCCACGGGCGACGAGATCGGACAGCTGGCGGTCTCCTTCGACGGCATGCGCCTTTCCCTCAAGGAATATATCGCCAACCTGGCGGCGGCCACGGCCACCAGGGAGCGCATCGAGTTCGAGCTGAAGCTTGCCCACCAGATCCAGACCGATTTCCTCCCGCTCCCCATAGACCCGGCCCAGCGGAGCCGCTTCGACCTCTACGCAATCATGGAGCCGGCCCGGGAAGTGGGGGGCGACCTCTACGACCATGTCCTGGGCGCCGACGGCCGCCTCACCATACTGGTGGGGGACGTGTCCGGCAAGGGGGTGCCGGCCGCCCTCTTCATGGCCGTGACCATCACCCTGTTCAGGAATGTCATTGCCGATTCGCCCTCTCCGGCGGAGGCGATAAGCAGGCTCAACAGGACCCTCTGCGACAACAACAAGTCGAGGCTCTTCGTCACTGCCTTCTGCGCGGTCTTCGACCCGGCCACGGGGGAGCTCCGGTACGCCAACGCGGGCCACAACCCGCCGGTCCTCGCCGGCGGGTCCTCGGGCCCGCGCTTCCTGGACATCCCGGAGTGCCCGGCCATGGGAATCCTGCCGGAGGCTGTTTACGGGGAGATGTCGATTACCCTTGGTCCCGGTGAGGCGCTCCTCGTCTATTCCGACGGCGTCACCGAGGCGATGACCACAGCGCGGGAGCAGTTCTCGGAGGAGAACCTCCTGGCTACGGCGTCGAGAGCTGATTTTTCAGACGCCGGAGCAGCCGTGCGCCTGGTCCTGGACGACGTGAGACGCTTCACCGCCGGGGCGCCACAATCCGACGACATCACCATCATGGCCCTGGTACGCCGGGGGTAG
- the bamD gene encoding outer membrane protein assembly factor BamD, giving the protein MTRLKRSGTTGYSDDGVTGFNGEVTLRKILVAAFLVLAAWRGALAGGEDVMAMALRFYSAGDYYAAITEAMRYQCLYPGGPLSGKSMLLLGKAYYKGGNYRAALNVFTSIHRSHDGKDDGDEALYLAGFVHLMKGLPAEADRLRDLYRAAYRKGRFMEETDRDACFAAVLESNVPGSLRVIASYRERYPRGKYGGDLDRLEKTIAEESGRPRRHLWLGVLGSAFFPGFGQFYTGNYAVGFLTLFTNALCAFMMYDGHRRHDTCQMVFFGIAGGIVYGYNLFGAVRTVNEFNEKRDRELFRRVRLGITASF; this is encoded by the coding sequence ATGACCCGGTTGAAGAGGTCAGGGACAACAGGGTATTCCGATGACGGCGTCACCGGGTTCAACGGGGAGGTCACGTTGAGAAAGATTCTTGTCGCGGCATTCCTGGTCCTGGCCGCGTGGCGCGGCGCCCTGGCCGGGGGAGAGGATGTCATGGCGATGGCCCTCCGCTTCTACTCAGCCGGCGATTATTACGCCGCCATTACCGAGGCCATGCGCTACCAGTGCCTCTATCCCGGGGGCCCCCTGTCGGGGAAAAGCATGCTCCTCCTGGGAAAGGCCTATTATAAAGGGGGGAACTATCGGGCCGCCCTGAACGTCTTCACCTCCATCCACCGTTCCCATGACGGGAAGGATGACGGGGATGAGGCGCTCTACCTGGCGGGGTTCGTCCATCTCATGAAGGGCTTGCCCGCGGAGGCGGACAGGCTCCGGGACCTGTACCGGGCGGCATACCGGAAGGGCCGTTTCATGGAGGAAACTGACCGCGACGCCTGCTTTGCGGCGGTCCTTGAATCGAACGTTCCAGGGTCCCTGCGGGTCATCGCCTCGTACCGGGAGCGGTACCCGCGGGGCAAGTACGGGGGGGACCTGGACCGGCTGGAAAAAACCATTGCAGAAGAATCGGGAAGGCCGCGGCGGCACCTGTGGCTCGGGGTCCTGGGGTCGGCTTTTTTCCCGGGGTTCGGTCAATTCTACACCGGGAACTATGCGGTGGGGTTCCTCACCCTGTTCACGAATGCCCTGTGCGCCTTCATGATGTACGACGGGCACCGGCGCCATGACACCTGCCAGATGGTCTTTTTCGGCATAGCCGGCGGCATCGTGTACGGATACAACCTCTTTGGCGCCGTGCGTACGGTGAATGAATTCAACGAGAAGCGGGACAGGGAGCTGTTCCGGCGGGTGCGGCTCGGAATTACCGCGTCATTCTAG